One genomic region from Reichenbachiella ulvae encodes:
- a CDS encoding hybrid sensor histidine kinase/response regulator transcription factor has translation MSKIFLGYLLFFSLSLSAQELYFSTLSIRDGLPSNIISGVEQDQYDFIWISTSSGLARYDGNKFTVLKKGEGEKSLPNNELTTIAAVGDYLYVGSWDGLAKVNIKTFEASRVDIDNIKTIRVIHKGKNGILWIGTAKGLVRYQLENGKFKIFNQEQNGLSHNMVRSIYEEENGTVWVGTYDGLNYLKKGHEQFHPMELPAPIDSDLKNQLVLDIKPSINHDPNLWVGTEMGLYRVSTNNLKSYPFTNYNDTFSNPVIKHIHTDEEGKLWLGTDFGLNIFDPILKSNSTHFHNPQLPYSIANNVVWQIFEDKNGVLWFATSNGLSRVNKYGNFYQINDISYESDGQFIGNQIKDLLTDSQGNYWMATQHGVIQMNAKNGKKRIFNTESIPRLLLDNVSTLEEDQYGNIWIGTAGGINIWNPKTQIMKTIRSNSKNGLNSNYIGNFSQEPDGTLWVSAWQGALYRIEGNSLEPENITFTSVQSLESGPEKHVYGAPYIWVVEYDKLYRIHPETMETKPMSTFNQAVSNKMIYTLYYSQNEEIWAGTLNGLIQFSLTNDKVTLHPIMTGNDEIVTSITEDLNGGIWSVTNSSIQRLNPEDGQIEIFPLDNNIPIKSFSFGCVSRTSQGEIIFGGDNGFIQFAPDQAKLQPTQPAVYITDLEINNRPVQIGENIGGRTLLNQDISFVPSLELDYNERSFTLQFSSLDYWQPDQNLYKYRLEGYEEAWHQVSGTKNLAIYSNVVPGKYTFHVRAINQYGQNSDSATQLAIVVHPPLLLRPYFIALYVILIIALIYYGLKTYSARVNLKNELKIARLEMEHAEEIERTKENFFTNISHELRTPISLILPPLHQIQKKHKLDPESTNLIDLAEKNSVRLLKLVNQILDFNKIEYDTLQIKVHEVEMVHFCREVFEMFSDKAKRHEIRFELKKDIEEINAWIDTEKLETVLFNLLSNAFKFTSNKGTITLKLSKLDINEDFKNGALRIEVCDTGVGIDPKDQDRIFERFYQAEDGKRKESGSGIGLTLAAEFVDLHHGNIKVESEPGKGTAFTVDIPLGKDHLPVDSIQANEEIELRATPSVHGRQHGSKLYQLDLVSEKPMVLIIDDNTDIIDFVRSSLGHKYNLVIAENGQEGLIKANRFMPQVIISDIMMPVMDGITFCKKIKENPKTSQTAVILLTAKSLTAHKIEGIKIGADAYLTKPFEIELLEAHIDQLIQRKEELTRYFKDELISVPVESDVTKNEDNVFVKRVMDIIEANISNSDLSVEMISEEMAMSSTHLYRKLKAITNHSAKEIIQKYRLKKASLLLQNKEGNITEIVYQTGFNSLSYFSRCFKSEFGTSPKKYQERFRKG, from the coding sequence ATGAGTAAAATCTTTTTAGGTTATCTTCTATTCTTCTCACTGAGTTTATCAGCTCAAGAATTGTATTTTTCTACACTTTCTATCAGAGATGGACTACCCTCCAACATCATATCCGGAGTAGAACAAGATCAATATGATTTTATCTGGATCAGCACATCAAGCGGACTCGCACGATACGATGGCAATAAGTTTACTGTCCTTAAAAAGGGTGAAGGTGAAAAGTCCCTTCCAAACAACGAATTGACCACCATTGCAGCTGTAGGAGACTACCTCTACGTGGGTAGTTGGGATGGACTGGCCAAAGTGAATATCAAGACATTTGAAGCAAGCCGGGTTGATATTGACAATATCAAAACCATTCGAGTCATACACAAAGGGAAAAACGGTATACTCTGGATAGGTACTGCCAAAGGCCTGGTTAGATATCAACTAGAAAATGGTAAGTTCAAAATATTCAATCAGGAACAGAACGGCCTTTCTCATAATATGGTTCGAAGCATCTATGAAGAGGAAAATGGAACCGTATGGGTCGGAACATATGATGGACTCAACTACCTAAAGAAAGGACATGAACAATTCCACCCAATGGAACTACCCGCTCCTATAGATAGCGATCTAAAAAACCAACTGGTACTAGATATCAAACCCTCCATCAATCATGACCCCAACCTATGGGTAGGTACGGAGATGGGACTGTACAGAGTCAGCACCAACAATCTCAAATCCTACCCCTTTACAAACTACAACGACACTTTTAGCAACCCAGTCATCAAACATATCCATACCGACGAAGAAGGAAAGCTATGGTTAGGTACAGATTTTGGCTTGAATATTTTCGATCCCATTCTGAAAAGTAATAGTACACATTTTCATAACCCGCAGCTCCCTTACTCCATAGCCAACAATGTCGTCTGGCAAATCTTTGAAGATAAGAATGGTGTACTATGGTTTGCAACCTCCAACGGTTTAAGCAGAGTCAATAAATATGGTAATTTTTACCAGATTAATGACATTTCTTACGAATCTGATGGACAATTCATCGGTAATCAAATCAAAGACTTATTAACAGACAGTCAGGGCAACTACTGGATGGCCACCCAACACGGCGTGATACAAATGAACGCTAAAAATGGTAAAAAAAGGATATTCAATACTGAATCAATCCCCAGATTGCTTTTAGACAATGTGTCTACGCTGGAAGAAGATCAATATGGGAATATATGGATAGGTACGGCTGGTGGTATCAACATTTGGAATCCCAAGACACAAATAATGAAAACCATCCGCTCAAATAGTAAAAATGGATTGAACTCCAATTATATTGGTAATTTCAGTCAGGAGCCTGATGGCACCCTATGGGTGAGTGCATGGCAAGGGGCACTGTATCGAATAGAAGGGAACTCCCTCGAACCTGAAAACATCACCTTTACCTCCGTACAATCGTTGGAATCAGGACCTGAAAAACACGTCTATGGAGCACCCTATATCTGGGTGGTAGAGTATGACAAGCTCTATCGCATCCATCCGGAAACTATGGAAACCAAACCCATGAGTACCTTCAACCAGGCTGTGTCTAATAAAATGATTTACACCCTGTACTACTCTCAAAATGAAGAAATCTGGGCCGGCACACTCAATGGTCTAATCCAGTTCAGCCTGACTAATGATAAAGTGACGCTTCATCCTATCATGACAGGAAATGACGAGATCGTTACCAGCATCACCGAAGACCTGAACGGAGGCATCTGGAGTGTAACTAACTCCTCCATACAGCGACTGAATCCAGAAGACGGACAGATAGAAATATTTCCGCTTGACAATAACATCCCTATTAAAAGCTTCTCCTTTGGTTGTGTATCTCGTACTTCTCAGGGCGAGATCATTTTCGGAGGTGACAATGGCTTCATCCAGTTCGCCCCTGATCAAGCCAAGCTTCAACCTACCCAACCTGCCGTTTATATCACCGACTTGGAAATCAACAACCGTCCCGTACAAATTGGCGAAAATATAGGCGGAAGGACACTTCTGAATCAGGACATATCCTTCGTGCCATCACTGGAACTAGACTACAACGAACGCTCCTTTACACTTCAGTTTTCCAGCCTCGACTACTGGCAACCTGACCAAAACCTCTATAAGTATCGATTGGAAGGGTATGAAGAAGCATGGCACCAGGTATCTGGAACTAAAAACCTGGCCATCTATTCCAATGTAGTGCCTGGAAAATACACCTTCCATGTCCGAGCGATCAATCAATATGGACAAAATAGCGATTCGGCTACTCAACTGGCGATTGTGGTACACCCACCTTTGCTTCTTAGGCCTTACTTCATAGCACTCTATGTCATACTCATCATTGCCCTGATATACTATGGATTAAAAACTTACTCAGCTAGGGTCAACTTGAAAAATGAACTCAAAATCGCCCGATTGGAAATGGAACATGCAGAGGAGATCGAGCGCACCAAGGAAAATTTCTTCACCAATATTTCGCACGAATTGCGTACACCGATCAGTTTGATTCTACCTCCGCTACACCAGATTCAAAAAAAGCACAAGCTGGACCCAGAAAGCACTAATCTCATCGATCTGGCCGAAAAAAATTCGGTTCGCTTACTTAAACTGGTCAATCAAATCCTCGATTTCAATAAGATAGAATACGACACGCTGCAGATCAAAGTGCACGAAGTAGAAATGGTTCATTTCTGCCGCGAGGTATTCGAGATGTTCAGTGACAAGGCCAAACGACACGAGATTCGATTTGAACTGAAGAAAGACATCGAGGAGATCAATGCTTGGATAGATACTGAAAAATTGGAAACGGTACTTTTCAATCTCCTATCCAATGCTTTCAAATTCACATCCAACAAAGGAACAATTACTTTAAAACTCTCAAAACTAGACATCAACGAGGATTTTAAAAATGGAGCACTAAGAATCGAGGTTTGCGACACAGGCGTAGGTATCGATCCAAAAGATCAAGACAGAATTTTCGAAAGGTTTTATCAGGCAGAAGACGGTAAACGCAAGGAATCCGGGAGTGGGATTGGACTCACACTGGCGGCAGAGTTTGTAGACCTACACCATGGAAATATCAAGGTGGAAAGCGAACCAGGAAAGGGAACAGCTTTCACAGTAGACATCCCACTTGGCAAAGACCATCTCCCCGTCGATTCGATCCAGGCTAATGAAGAAATTGAACTACGAGCCACACCATCCGTTCACGGTAGGCAGCACGGATCTAAACTCTATCAGTTGGATTTAGTATCAGAAAAACCCATGGTACTTATCATCGACGACAATACGGATATTATTGACTTTGTGCGCAGCAGTCTGGGGCATAAATACAATCTGGTGATTGCAGAAAATGGACAGGAAGGACTGATCAAAGCCAATCGTTTCATGCCTCAAGTGATCATCAGTGACATCATGATGCCTGTGATGGATGGTATTACATTTTGCAAGAAGATCAAAGAAAATCCCAAAACCAGCCAAACAGCTGTGATATTACTTACCGCCAAAAGCCTAACCGCTCATAAGATCGAGGGAATCAAAATCGGTGCGGATGCCTATCTGACTAAACCCTTCGAGATCGAGTTGTTAGAAGCACATATCGACCAGTTGATCCAGCGAAAGGAAGAGCTGACCCGCTACTTCAAAGACGAATTGATATCTGTACCCGTAGAATCAGATGTGACCAAAAATGAAGACAACGTGTTTGTAAAGCGTGTCATGGACATCATTGAGGCAAACATTTCCAATTCTGACCTCAGTGTAGAAATGATCAGTGAGGAAATGGCCATGAGCAGCACCCACCTTTACCGCAAACTCAAGGCCATCACTAATCACTCTGCCAAGGAGATTATCCAAAAATATCGATTAAAGAAAGCTTCTCTCCTACTACAAAACAAGGAAGGCAATATCACAGAGATCGTTTACCAAACAGGCTTCAACAGTCTCTCCTACTTCTCGCGCTGCTTCAAATCCGAATTCGGCACATCACCCAAAAAGTATCAGGAGCGATTCAGGAAAGGTTAA
- a CDS encoding translation initiation factor IF-2 N-terminal domain-containing protein, with translation MRLSSLARKIKITPKQLTEYLSDQGIDTSQGANTKLDQEVIEMVYEAYMYDESVEEEEVVKKVIIEDEGETLEIAVEKSDLEEPEKISEPTEQKEESEEEELIQSTEEELVADAEEEEAVVETDRPQAEEEVEVEESPEAEETEYPSYEPITTEDGELIESYAELAARDSSVKIIKAPKAAPLQGLKIKGKIELPEPRSKEEKKKEKPLDPNEIIYTSGPDRKPKAKSNKKPFKKRKPRVNTVELERRKKEKEEKRRKAQKERKEKEAKKQYYETKVQAKVQTQPAKPKKNKKTSHTTTPKDTNPIKRFWKWLNT, from the coding sequence ATGAGACTGAGTTCCTTAGCCAGAAAAATCAAAATTACACCGAAACAGTTGACGGAGTATCTCTCTGATCAGGGAATAGATACATCTCAGGGTGCCAACACCAAACTGGATCAGGAGGTGATTGAAATGGTGTATGAGGCATACATGTATGACGAATCAGTCGAAGAGGAAGAAGTGGTCAAAAAAGTCATCATAGAGGATGAAGGGGAGACACTCGAAATCGCAGTAGAAAAATCAGACCTAGAAGAACCTGAAAAAATCTCAGAACCTACTGAGCAAAAAGAGGAAAGCGAGGAAGAAGAATTAATCCAATCAACGGAAGAGGAGTTGGTAGCTGATGCTGAAGAAGAGGAGGCGGTCGTGGAAACAGATCGACCTCAGGCCGAAGAAGAAGTAGAAGTAGAAGAATCTCCAGAGGCCGAAGAAACCGAATACCCCAGCTATGAACCCATCACCACAGAGGATGGCGAACTGATCGAATCCTATGCAGAATTGGCCGCCAGAGATAGCTCAGTCAAGATCATAAAAGCACCTAAGGCTGCCCCACTTCAAGGATTGAAAATCAAAGGCAAAATAGAGCTACCTGAACCAAGGTCTAAAGAAGAGAAGAAAAAGGAAAAACCGCTAGACCCGAATGAGATCATCTATACGAGCGGTCCAGACAGAAAGCCTAAAGCTAAGAGCAATAAAAAACCTTTTAAGAAAAGAAAACCTAGAGTCAATACGGTAGAACTGGAGCGAAGAAAAAAGGAAAAAGAAGAGAAGAGAAGAAAGGCTCAAAAGGAGAGAAAAGAGAAGGAAGCAAAAAAACAGTACTACGAGACTAAAGTGCAGGCCAAAGTGCAGACGCAACCAGCCAAACCAAAAAAGAATAAAAAAACGTCACATACAACTACCCCGAAAGACACCAACCCTATCAAACGTTTTTGGAAGTGGCTCAACACTTGA
- a CDS encoding class I SAM-dependent methyltransferase has product MKGKIKANTVDRYLSPIRNQIVELIKPNSTVVEYGCGNGDLLFKLSGKIQQGIGIDLSEPLISYAIQRMNSESIDNLDFKIADVLKAPQTDIKTDYSISSLLLHILPWKESKKLLKHQISHADTAIVCGFSKPKNWKQKILLWLDQRFTPHYANFRYYQTKGYTAGLLNSLEGIQYRQIDTFDPVIKIYLVIAS; this is encoded by the coding sequence ATGAAAGGAAAAATCAAGGCCAATACAGTTGATAGATATTTAAGCCCCATTCGCAATCAAATTGTAGAATTGATCAAACCGAACTCCACAGTGGTAGAGTATGGCTGTGGCAATGGAGACTTACTTTTCAAACTGTCAGGTAAAATCCAACAAGGAATAGGCATTGACCTCTCCGAGCCACTGATTTCTTACGCCATCCAGCGAATGAACTCTGAATCAATAGATAACCTAGATTTCAAAATAGCTGATGTGCTGAAAGCACCTCAAACCGATATCAAAACAGACTACTCCATAAGCAGCCTACTTTTACATATTCTACCCTGGAAAGAATCGAAAAAACTGCTAAAACATCAAATAAGCCACGCTGACACTGCAATTGTGTGTGGATTTAGCAAGCCAAAAAACTGGAAACAAAAAATCTTACTTTGGCTGGATCAACGATTCACGCCCCATTATGCCAATTTTCGATACTATCAAACTAAAGGATATACAGCTGGGTTATTGAACTCTCTAGAAGGCATCCAGTATAGACAAATCGACACATTTGATCCCGTGATTAAAATCTACCTAGTTATAGCATCCTAA
- a CDS encoding vWA domain-containing protein, whose amino-acid sequence MVWSGTLGTLEIIFIFLFSLFYIGYMIRAIRAARALRSSYRRVFYKVLLRTTYFGLFIVALMGPSFGQSKKEIKSVGKDIMICVDLSQSMNAFDIQPSRLEKIKFELKEIVKEFNSDRIGLIMFSNEAYVQCPLTYDKSALNLFIETLNTSLVPNTGTDFGPALGMALEKITDEESSVTRQKSKIIILISDGEDFGENTESIAKKVEEEGIKLFTLGIGTSHGSKIMTQRGFKKDNQGKDVISRLNPTSLMQLAKSTNGKYFEINDKQNDVEKLINTIGDIEGELRDAKQVDVSSNKYFYFLGLALILMLVDALIKTKTMTI is encoded by the coding sequence ATGGTGTGGAGCGGAACCCTGGGTACTCTCGAGATCATTTTCATCTTTCTTTTCAGCCTATTCTACATAGGCTACATGATACGAGCCATTCGTGCTGCCCGAGCATTGCGAAGTAGTTATCGCCGTGTCTTTTACAAAGTACTGCTCAGAACCACCTATTTCGGTCTTTTCATCGTAGCGCTGATGGGGCCTTCTTTCGGACAGTCCAAAAAAGAAATCAAATCAGTAGGTAAGGATATCATGATCTGCGTGGACCTATCTCAATCCATGAATGCCTTTGATATCCAACCCTCACGCTTGGAAAAGATCAAATTCGAGCTCAAAGAAATCGTAAAAGAATTTAACTCGGATCGTATCGGCCTCATCATGTTTTCGAATGAGGCCTATGTACAATGTCCTCTGACTTATGACAAAAGTGCACTGAATCTCTTCATCGAAACACTGAATACTTCTTTGGTTCCAAATACAGGCACGGACTTTGGTCCTGCACTAGGGATGGCACTCGAAAAAATCACCGATGAAGAAAGCTCAGTAACTCGACAAAAGTCCAAAATCATCATTTTGATCAGTGACGGGGAGGACTTTGGAGAGAATACTGAGTCTATCGCCAAAAAGGTGGAAGAAGAAGGCATTAAGTTGTTTACTCTGGGTATCGGAACATCTCATGGAAGTAAAATCATGACCCAGCGAGGTTTCAAAAAAGACAATCAAGGCAAAGATGTGATTTCGCGTCTTAATCCAACCTCGCTTATGCAGTTGGCTAAAAGCACCAATGGCAAGTACTTTGAGATCAACGATAAACAAAATGATGTAGAAAAACTCATCAATACCATCGGGGATATAGAAGGAGAACTTCGTGACGCCAAACAGGTGGACGTGTCTTCTAACAAGTACTTCTACTTTCTCGGACTGGCACTCATCCTGATGCTGGTGGATGCATTGATCAAAACCAAAACCATGACGATATGA
- a CDS encoding sensor histidine kinase has translation MKDKPTYEQLLAENEKLRQEILQHRLSAKSIRESEIRYRGLLANTGAGIIIHAADTSIIMNNEKASEILGLSEDQMKGKAAIDPQWHFINEQYDKIAYEDYPVNIISRTKAPIRNLLIGMNQPDNSEKVWALVNGFPVLDESGNITEIVISFIDYTQRKRAEEALVRSEQELKNVLDITKTGSWYLDIETNKVSWSKQLFIMYGFDPNKEVPDLPEQSKLFTPESWEVLNKALNLTAEKGIPYELEVKTIRKDGSNGWMWTHGEPVYDSKINIIGLWGAVQDITDRKKIEIELKEAKDKAEESDQLKSAFLANMSHEIRTPMNAVLGFAKLLQKDSQDAVKREKYLELIDKGGQRLLNLISDILDISKIDSRQIKIRLANCNINELLDDLKAQFSITINPNVKLITKKGLSIRECVIKTDKTRLTQILSNLIENAIKFTQKGEVEIGYELKANMLQFYVKDTGHGIDAKDHELIFDRFGQARQEHTFVKGTGLGLSIVKGLVELLGGTIWVESKIKKGATFFFTIPYSVIRPLI, from the coding sequence ATGAAGGACAAGCCTACTTACGAACAGTTATTAGCAGAAAATGAGAAGCTTAGACAAGAAATCCTTCAACACAGACTTTCGGCGAAATCTATTCGTGAAAGTGAAATCAGGTACCGTGGACTTCTAGCTAACACTGGTGCTGGAATTATCATCCATGCCGCAGACACCTCCATCATCATGAACAACGAAAAAGCCTCAGAAATCCTGGGCTTAAGCGAAGACCAGATGAAAGGCAAAGCAGCTATCGATCCACAGTGGCATTTTATCAATGAGCAGTATGATAAAATAGCTTATGAGGACTATCCGGTTAACATTATTTCCAGAACCAAAGCTCCCATTCGAAATTTACTTATTGGAATGAATCAGCCGGACAACAGCGAAAAAGTATGGGCCCTGGTCAATGGTTTTCCCGTTTTGGACGAATCTGGAAACATAACAGAAATCGTAATTAGCTTTATTGACTATACCCAACGCAAGAGAGCAGAAGAGGCCTTAGTAAGGAGTGAACAGGAATTAAAAAACGTTCTAGATATAACCAAAACAGGGAGTTGGTATTTGGATATCGAAACGAATAAAGTAAGCTGGTCCAAACAGCTCTTTATTATGTATGGCTTTGATCCCAATAAGGAAGTACCAGACCTTCCCGAACAATCTAAGCTGTTCACACCTGAAAGTTGGGAAGTATTAAATAAGGCGCTGAATCTAACAGCTGAAAAAGGGATCCCATACGAACTGGAAGTAAAAACGATAAGAAAGGACGGAAGCAACGGCTGGATGTGGACGCACGGAGAACCTGTCTATGATAGCAAAATCAACATAATTGGCCTCTGGGGAGCCGTGCAGGATATTACCGATCGAAAAAAGATAGAAATCGAACTAAAAGAAGCGAAGGATAAAGCAGAAGAAAGCGATCAACTCAAATCAGCTTTTCTTGCAAATATGAGTCATGAAATACGCACTCCAATGAATGCCGTTTTGGGCTTTGCTAAATTGCTCCAAAAAGATTCGCAGGACGCCGTAAAGAGGGAAAAATACCTTGAACTAATAGACAAAGGTGGTCAAAGATTACTCAATTTGATATCTGATATCCTCGACATTTCTAAAATTGATTCTCGACAAATCAAAATACGATTGGCTAACTGCAACATCAATGAGTTGCTAGATGATTTGAAGGCTCAGTTCAGTATCACTATCAATCCAAATGTTAAACTAATCACTAAAAAAGGGCTTTCTATTAGAGAATGTGTTATCAAAACAGATAAAACCAGACTGACTCAAATTCTATCCAACCTAATAGAAAACGCCATCAAATTCACACAAAAAGGTGAGGTGGAAATAGGTTATGAACTGAAGGCAAACATGCTCCAATTTTATGTAAAAGATACCGGACATGGAATCGATGCGAAAGATCACGAGCTGATTTTCGATCGATTTGGACAGGCCAGACAAGAACACACTTTCGTTAAAGGAACAGGCTTAGGATTATCCATTGTCAAGGGCCTTGTGGAATTATTAGGAGGGACGATATGGGTAGAGTCAAAAATCAAAAAAGGCGCCACATTCTTCTTCACGATTCCTTATAGCGTCATTCGGCCATTAATTTAG
- a CDS encoding tetratricopeptide repeat-containing sensor histidine kinase, whose translation MFERLIRLSILLLLALGMGLVNTHAQTISQIDSLNRLAENNSEGSPDYISKIAKQALQFSKDIGYINGEIQALNNLCFACYIRGENEDAIKACKKAIELNNANGDRFDVSNSYNYLGLTYIQIKEFDAGINEMLKLIDIATKNDNNYLLADACSNIGLAYLLKGAPDKAKEYYHIAAKIHEEIDHPTSKVYVDLNLGQLYYNKEQYDSALYFLKKSNEAAKKLDNSRAMYYSFVLMGQLPIINQDSATYYLLEAIQITGQLDWDIEMLNSHIYLSHQYRKTGKYNMSIQAAEMAESLAEKLKKHEKLLECYDLMVRNYTQTEEISKAQLYLDKRKKLSDSLHLNQKNELITGLLDANQKLGAEREYDQLKLELEAAELRIQEKNYIILISIIGITFVLLILAFIMKLSRLRAKSNIELRQLNDQLDASNKEKDLLMGMIAHDLRSPMNKILGLTQLLKNKKPQDEEAYLIGLIESMTIESKTLTDELLEINRIESGKFKTKKSKIDIKAFFDEIVYHQDQAAKSKLIEVSTDWNFDKETIESDRGILQRVIENILSNAIKFCNPKSRIHVSADLKQNKLHVSVRDTGPGIPESERNQLFKRFGKTSVKPTANEPSTGLGLYIVQSLVERLRGNIYLNTEYKEGAEFVIDIPV comes from the coding sequence ATGTTTGAGAGATTAATTAGGTTAAGTATTCTATTGCTATTGGCACTAGGCATGGGTCTTGTAAATACCCATGCTCAGACGATTAGCCAAATCGACTCACTCAATCGATTGGCAGAAAACAATAGTGAAGGCAGTCCTGATTACATTTCTAAAATTGCCAAACAAGCCCTCCAATTTAGTAAAGACATTGGGTACATCAATGGGGAAATCCAGGCACTCAACAACCTGTGTTTTGCCTGCTATATCCGTGGAGAAAATGAGGATGCTATCAAGGCATGCAAAAAAGCCATAGAGCTTAACAATGCCAATGGGGATAGATTCGATGTTAGTAACTCTTACAACTACCTTGGGCTGACTTATATTCAAATCAAAGAATTTGATGCTGGGATCAATGAAATGCTAAAACTCATTGACATTGCGACCAAAAACGATAACAATTATCTGTTAGCAGATGCCTGTAGCAACATTGGATTAGCGTATCTCTTGAAAGGTGCCCCAGACAAGGCTAAAGAATACTATCATATCGCCGCAAAAATCCATGAAGAAATAGATCACCCTACTAGTAAAGTCTATGTAGATCTCAACCTTGGGCAACTTTATTACAACAAAGAGCAATATGATTCTGCACTATACTTCCTGAAAAAGTCTAATGAAGCCGCAAAAAAACTAGACAATAGTCGAGCCATGTACTATTCGTTTGTTTTGATGGGACAACTTCCAATCATTAATCAAGATAGCGCTACTTATTACTTACTGGAGGCAATTCAAATCACAGGGCAATTGGATTGGGATATAGAAATGTTGAATTCTCATATTTATCTCAGTCACCAATATAGAAAAACAGGCAAATACAACATGTCTATTCAGGCTGCAGAAATGGCTGAGTCGCTGGCAGAAAAGCTAAAAAAGCACGAAAAATTATTGGAATGCTACGACCTAATGGTACGAAACTACACCCAGACAGAAGAAATAAGCAAGGCACAGTTATATCTGGACAAAAGAAAAAAATTGAGTGACAGTTTGCATCTCAATCAAAAAAACGAATTGATTACAGGACTGCTTGATGCCAACCAAAAGCTAGGAGCTGAACGAGAATATGACCAACTGAAATTGGAATTGGAAGCGGCAGAACTTCGGATTCAGGAAAAAAACTATATCATCCTTATCAGTATCATTGGTATCACCTTTGTCCTTCTTATTCTGGCTTTCATCATGAAACTTTCAAGATTACGAGCCAAAAGCAATATTGAATTAAGGCAATTGAACGATCAATTGGACGCCAGCAATAAAGAGAAAGACCTATTAATGGGTATGATTGCACATGACTTGAGGTCTCCGATGAATAAAATTCTTGGGCTCACCCAATTGCTTAAAAACAAAAAACCTCAAGATGAGGAAGCCTATTTGATTGGTTTAATTGAATCGATGACAATCGAAAGCAAAACATTGACGGATGAACTTCTGGAAATCAACCGAATCGAATCTGGTAAATTCAAAACCAAAAAATCTAAAATTGATATTAAAGCCTTTTTTGATGAAATCGTCTACCATCAGGACCAGGCAGCAAAGAGTAAGCTAATTGAAGTTTCGACCGATTGGAATTTCGATAAGGAAACCATAGAATCCGACAGAGGTATTCTACAACGAGTAATAGAAAACATACTATCGAATGCAATCAAATTTTGTAATCCAAAAAGCAGAATCCATGTTTCAGCTGACCTCAAACAAAACAAGCTGCATGTTTCAGTGAGAGATACAGGACCAGGCATACCTGAATCTGAAAGGAATCAACTATTTAAGCGCTTCGGTAAAACCTCCGTGAAGCCTACCGCCAACGAGCCCTCCACCGGACTTGGACTCTATATAGTCCAGTCATTGGTAGAACGCCTAAGAGGCAACATCTATCTCAACACCGAATACAAAGAGGGTGCTGAGTTTGTGATTGATATTCCTGTTTAA